Proteins from one Mesoplasma sp. JKS002658 genomic window:
- the secA gene encoding preprotein translocase subunit SecA, producing the protein MASDKQLVRKYGRIADQIIALESKMRALKDEDFPKKTKEFKEYLSQSNRDVDTLLIEAYALAREAARRILGLNAFKVQLIGAIVLNSGDIAQMRTGEGKTLTGLFPTYLNALTGKGVHIVTVNEYLSQRDSEINGQVFDFLGVSYGLNSANASKSEKREAYAQDITYTTNSEIGFDYLRDNMVSNFDQKVQRGLNFAIIDEADSILIDESRTPLIISGGSTIVANMYQAAYQFAKTLKTGSENDVEVDLETKQVYLTEKGMQKAKDYFSVNDLFSIENTELFHLILNALKAEFTFKEGVEYTVQNGEILLIDQFTGRIMHGRSYSDGLQQALQAKENVEIEEETATLATITYQNFYRLYAKLSGMTGTAKTEEEEFIKIYNTRVIVIPTNKPIVRKDAEDYTFGTKHASLKHLVQEVKEFHAKGNPILIGTTSVESSEQISRYLTKAGLKYEMINAKNHGREADIIARAGQKGAITLATNMAGRGTDIKLGEGVAELGGLVVFGVEHNEARRIDDQLRGRSGRQGDPGFSRFYISMEDELMIRFTSPKIRKNFLRLGDDYIKSRIFNRAVNNAQKKLEGMNFDQRKNVLDYDNIVAQQRETMYSQRDDILTTPDIELVIRRMFYTTAYELVLKYSRIVQGERTLEVNNLLSSIDGKLIPKGEFKAQDFEGLENNQIAELITKAMMKFYHGKTEGIGSEVVQKMARGIILEAFDRHWTTHLNVVSKLKSGIYLQQYAQNNPLSEYVEQATRLYNKMKVEIAEDVSDKLSKVILRDVETTNQPQQIEITDKDIDAIFAETGITREDLNPEILREKFAQLKAKVDAQDETKLKRLKVQEDILQGLVIELAKRGMPVVNNEINLNQSDVNQMIKTFGFENQEFTREQVEAKFKELAEGKTVNELFSLNVALQVLGSIADEMKKINDNNNQDDPKPGEKVGEKRSKIG; encoded by the coding sequence ATGGCTAGTGATAAACAATTAGTGCGGAAGTATGGAAGGATTGCTGACCAAATTATTGCTTTAGAATCCAAAATGCGGGCTTTAAAAGATGAAGACTTCCCAAAGAAAACCAAAGAGTTTAAAGAATACCTATCTCAGTCTAATCGTGATGTTGATACTTTATTAATTGAAGCTTATGCCTTAGCTCGAGAAGCGGCGCGGAGAATTTTGGGATTAAATGCTTTTAAGGTGCAGTTAATTGGGGCGATTGTTTTAAATAGTGGTGATATTGCCCAAATGCGTACTGGGGAAGGAAAAACTTTGACTGGACTATTTCCTACCTACTTAAATGCTTTAACTGGTAAAGGTGTTCATATTGTTACTGTTAATGAATACTTGTCACAACGGGATTCAGAAATTAATGGTCAGGTGTTTGATTTTTTAGGGGTTAGTTATGGTTTGAATTCTGCTAATGCTTCGAAATCTGAAAAGCGCGAAGCTTATGCTCAAGACATTACTTATACAACAAACTCAGAAATTGGGTTTGATTATCTCCGTGACAATATGGTTAGCAACTTTGATCAAAAAGTTCAAAGAGGTTTGAATTTTGCCATTATTGATGAGGCAGATTCAATTTTAATTGACGAATCAAGAACACCGTTGATTATTTCTGGAGGGTCAACAATTGTTGCTAACATGTACCAGGCTGCTTATCAGTTTGCTAAAACCTTAAAAACAGGTAGTGAGAATGATGTGGAAGTTGATTTGGAAACTAAACAAGTTTATTTAACTGAAAAAGGGATGCAAAAAGCTAAGGATTATTTCAGTGTTAATGATTTGTTTAGTATTGAAAATACCGAATTATTCCACTTGATTTTAAATGCTTTGAAAGCTGAATTTACTTTCAAAGAAGGAGTAGAGTATACAGTTCAAAACGGAGAAATTCTTTTGATTGACCAGTTTACTGGTCGAATTATGCACGGAAGATCTTATTCTGATGGACTTCAACAAGCGCTACAAGCAAAAGAAAATGTTGAAATTGAAGAAGAAACAGCAACTTTGGCAACCATTACTTATCAAAACTTCTATCGTTTATATGCGAAGTTATCAGGGATGACAGGAACTGCTAAAACTGAAGAAGAAGAGTTTATTAAGATTTATAATACCCGCGTAATTGTGATTCCTACTAATAAACCAATTGTACGAAAAGATGCTGAGGACTATACGTTTGGAACTAAGCATGCCAGTTTGAAACACTTAGTCCAAGAAGTGAAAGAATTTCATGCCAAAGGAAATCCGATTTTAATCGGAACTACAAGTGTGGAATCTTCAGAACAAATTTCGCGTTATTTAACCAAAGCGGGATTGAAGTATGAAATGATTAATGCCAAGAATCATGGACGAGAAGCTGACATTATTGCTCGTGCTGGACAAAAGGGAGCAATTACCTTAGCTACTAACATGGCAGGAAGAGGAACTGATATTAAACTTGGAGAAGGAGTTGCTGAGTTAGGTGGTTTAGTTGTTTTTGGCGTCGAACATAATGAAGCACGCAGAATTGATGACCAGTTAAGAGGAAGAAGTGGTCGTCAAGGTGATCCTGGTTTTTCTCGGTTTTATATTTCAATGGAAGACGAACTGATGATTCGGTTTACTTCGCCTAAAATTCGGAAGAATTTCTTACGGTTGGGTGATGATTATATTAAGAGTCGAATCTTTAACCGTGCGGTAAATAATGCGCAAAAAAAACTGGAGGGGATGAACTTTGACCAGCGAAAAAACGTCCTTGATTATGACAATATTGTTGCTCAACAACGTGAAACGATGTACTCTCAACGTGATGACATTCTCACCACTCCTGATATTGAATTAGTGATTCGAAGAATGTTTTATACCACTGCTTATGAATTGGTCTTGAAGTATTCTAGAATTGTTCAAGGGGAACGAACTCTTGAGGTTAATAATTTACTTTCAAGCATTGATGGAAAGTTAATTCCTAAGGGAGAATTTAAAGCTCAAGACTTTGAAGGGTTAGAAAATAATCAAATTGCTGAATTAATTACTAAAGCAATGATGAAGTTTTATCATGGTAAAACTGAAGGAATTGGTTCTGAGGTGGTGCAAAAAATGGCTCGAGGAATTATTCTTGAAGCTTTTGATCGCCATTGGACTACGCACCTTAACGTGGTTTCGAAGTTAAAATCAGGAATTTATCTCCAACAATATGCTCAAAATAACCCTTTAAGTGAATATGTTGAACAAGCAACCAGACTTTATAACAAAATGAAAGTGGAAATTGCTGAAGATGTTAGTGACAAGTTGAGTAAAGTAATTTTACGAGACGTCGAAACCACAAACCAACCTCAACAAATTGAAATTACTGATAAGGACATTGATGCAATTTTTGCTGAAACTGGAATTACTAGAGAAGATTTAAATCCTGAGATTTTGCGCGAAAAGTTTGCCCAATTAAAAGCAAAAGTTGATGCTCAAGACGAAACAAAATTAAAACGTTTAAAGGTTCAAGAAGATATTTTGCAAGGATTAGTGATTGAATTAGCTAAACGGGGAATGCCTGTGGTTAATAATGAAATTAACTTAAACCAAAGTGATGTTAATCAAATGATTAAAACCTTTGGGTTTGAAAATCAAGAGTTTACTCGTGAACAAGTAGAAGCAAAATTTAAAGAACTTGCTGAGGGTAAGACTGTTAATGAACTCTTTTCTTTGAATGTTGCTTTACAGGTGTTAGGCTCAATTGCTGATGAAATGAAAAAAATCAATGATAATAATAACCAAGATGACCCTAAACCAGGAGAAAAAGTTGGTGAAAAACGCTCAAAAATAGGTTAG
- the uvrB gene encoding excinuclease ABC subunit UvrB → MSIKKQFKQFELKAPYLPSGDQPKAIEQLLTGIKQGKKDQVLLGATGTGKTFTMANIIDKLNKPTLVLAHNKTLAMQLYYELKEFFPNNRVEYFVSNFDFYQPEAYVPAKDLYIDKDARQNMELDMMRLSAMNALMTRSDTIVVASVAAIYAEQDPREYSKLFFELNVGQKISKRDLLTFLVRTGYVRNEIENAPGTFSAKGDVIKIVPGWMSSEMFRISLFGDEIEEISVMNSTTGGVSGHSRTVTIFPAQDYITSEERLKGAVENIAKELEERLKYFRDKGLLLEAQRLEQRTKYDLEALSEFGFCSGIENYSAQLDFRPPGVAPYSLIDYFGDDFLTIIDESHMMIPQIRGMFNTDRSRKTTLIDYGFRLPSALDNRPLNFEEFTSALQTTIYTSATPGDYELSLTNNETVQQIIRPTGLLDPVIEVRPSNGQIDDLIEEIRLRAQKKERVLITTLTIRMSEDLTTYLQEKAVKVAYLHSELKTLERSEIINDLRKGVYDCVVGVNLLREGLDIPEVSLVAILDADKQGFLRNARSLIQTVGRAARNAEGKVIFYADTMSPAMQECINETARRRTIQEEYNRVHHITPTTVYKKVIESQLTQCTRKEIEKVNKAKSSKEKRSALERLLADLRQEMLAAAKELDFERAADLRDTIIELEGQKE, encoded by the coding sequence ATGTCAATTAAAAAACAATTTAAACAGTTTGAGTTAAAAGCTCCTTATCTTCCTAGTGGCGATCAACCCAAAGCAATTGAACAGTTATTAACTGGGATAAAACAAGGAAAAAAGGACCAAGTGTTATTAGGGGCTACGGGAACTGGAAAGACTTTTACCATGGCTAATATCATTGATAAGTTAAATAAACCAACCCTAGTTCTTGCTCATAATAAAACTTTAGCGATGCAACTTTATTATGAATTAAAAGAGTTTTTTCCTAACAACCGGGTGGAATATTTTGTTTCGAACTTTGATTTTTACCAACCCGAAGCCTATGTTCCTGCTAAAGACTTGTATATTGATAAAGATGCGCGCCAAAATATGGAATTAGACATGATGCGTTTAAGTGCGATGAATGCGTTAATGACTAGAAGTGATACGATTGTGGTTGCAAGTGTGGCTGCAATTTATGCTGAGCAAGACCCTAGGGAATATTCAAAACTCTTTTTTGAACTGAACGTTGGTCAAAAAATCTCTAAACGGGATTTATTAACTTTTTTGGTTCGTACTGGTTATGTTCGTAACGAAATTGAAAATGCTCCTGGAACCTTTAGTGCTAAGGGAGATGTGATTAAAATTGTTCCTGGATGAATGAGTAGTGAAATGTTTCGAATTTCACTTTTTGGTGATGAAATTGAAGAAATTTCGGTTATGAATAGTACTACTGGTGGGGTTTCTGGTCATAGCAGAACAGTAACAATTTTTCCTGCTCAAGATTATATAACTAGCGAAGAACGGTTGAAGGGGGCTGTAGAAAATATTGCTAAAGAGTTAGAAGAACGTTTAAAGTATTTCCGCGATAAAGGTTTGTTATTAGAAGCACAACGCTTAGAACAACGGACTAAATATGATTTAGAAGCTTTATCAGAATTTGGTTTTTGTAGTGGGATTGAAAACTATTCTGCTCAACTTGATTTTCGTCCCCCTGGGGTTGCTCCTTATAGTCTAATTGATTATTTTGGTGATGATTTTTTAACAATCATTGACGAGTCTCACATGATGATTCCACAAATTAGAGGAATGTTTAATACCGATCGCTCTCGTAAAACTACTTTAATTGATTATGGTTTTCGTCTTCCTTCAGCTTTAGATAACCGTCCGTTGAACTTTGAAGAATTCACCAGCGCTTTACAAACAACAATTTATACTTCTGCTACTCCTGGAGACTATGAATTAAGTTTAACTAATAATGAAACTGTTCAACAAATTATTCGTCCTACAGGGTTGTTAGATCCTGTGATTGAAGTTCGACCAAGTAATGGTCAAATTGATGATTTAATTGAGGAAATTCGTCTTCGTGCTCAGAAAAAAGAACGGGTATTAATTACCACTTTAACAATTCGGATGAGTGAAGATTTGACCACTTATTTACAAGAGAAAGCAGTCAAGGTTGCCTACCTTCACTCAGAGTTAAAAACCTTAGAACGTAGTGAAATTATCAATGACTTAAGAAAAGGTGTTTATGATTGTGTGGTTGGAGTTAACCTGTTAAGAGAAGGTTTAGATATTCCTGAAGTTTCGTTAGTAGCAATTTTGGATGCAGATAAACAAGGATTTTTGCGGAACGCGAGAAGTTTAATTCAAACAGTAGGAAGAGCTGCTAGAAACGCTGAGGGGAAAGTAATTTTTTATGCTGATACAATGTCACCAGCAATGCAAGAATGTATCAATGAAACTGCTCGGAGAAGAACGATTCAAGAGGAGTATAATCGCGTTCATCACATCACTCCAACTACGGTTTATAAAAAGGTTATTGAAAGTCAATTAACCCAATGTACCCGTAAAGAAATTGAGAAGGTTAATAAAGCTAAAAGTAGCAAAGAAAAACGCAGTGCATTGGAACGTTTATTAGCAGATTTACGTCAAGAAATGCTTGCTGCTGCCAAAGAGTTGGACTTTGAACGCGCTGCTGATTTACGCGATACAATTATTGAACTAGAAGGTCAAAAAGAATAA
- the uvrA gene encoding excinuclease ABC subunit UvrA, which produces MKNQIIIKGARENNLKNLDLTLPKDQLIVFTGLSGSGKSSLAFNTIYAEGRRRYIESLSAYARQFLGGNEKPDVDSIEGLSPSISIDQKTTSHNPRSTVGTVTEIYDYLRLLYARVGTPYCINGHGKIHALSIKEIVDSIMNEIVDDDQVYILSPVIREKKGTFVDLFARLEKEGFIRVIVDGTTYQLGEVIELEKNKKHSIDIIVDRLIFKNNEEMRSRIYGAIETGLKYADGLIKVSFSQNDNKSDQLFSTSYSCKVCGFAIPELEPRLFSFNAPLGACEECDGLGVSLEADESLIMPDKQLSINQGGVLYFKNLVGTDNLEWQRFRTLCDYYFIDLNQPLYTLSKKQMEMILWGSDQPIEYKLISTGGRKVENLDFIEGVASMIQRRYFDTKSEEMRRYLNRYMVAKPCKTCLGARLNKVALAVKINEKSIYDYTRMSISDELAFIFNLKLTPNQAKIADLVVKEIISRTHFLDEVGLGYLNLARSATTLSGGEAQRIRLAKQIGSQLTGILYVLDEPSIGLHQRDNDRLIRTLKELRDLGNTLIVVEHDEDTMKAADWIVDIGPGAGEHGGEIIYSGTYDDMVAQNQTLTAQYLTGKQKISVPKTRRGGNGKVLEIKKAAENNLKKINVKVPLGKFVAITGVSGSGKSTLLEDIIYKGIKANLSKEVIVPGKFEEIKGLENVDKVIYISQDPIGKTPRSNPATYTGVFDDIRDLFTELPEAKIRGYKKGRFSFNVPGGRCENCQGDGVITISMQFMPSVEIVCEVCEGKRYNEETLQVRYKEKNISDVLNMTVEEALSFFANIPQIKEKLETINQVGLNYIRLGQSATTLSGGEAQRIKLSTYLLKKATGKTLFLLDEPTTGLHIDDVKRLLMVLDQLVDMGNTVVAIEHNLDFIKTVDYIIDMGPEGGEFGGMVVASGTPEQVVEVKDSYTGQYLKNYLV; this is translated from the coding sequence ATGAAGAACCAAATTATTATTAAAGGTGCTCGAGAAAATAACTTAAAGAACTTGGATTTGACTCTCCCAAAAGACCAATTAATTGTTTTTACTGGTCTATCTGGATCAGGGAAATCATCATTGGCATTTAACACGATTTATGCTGAGGGACGAAGACGTTATATTGAATCATTAAGTGCTTATGCACGCCAATTTTTAGGTGGCAATGAAAAACCTGATGTTGATTCAATTGAAGGATTGTCGCCCTCAATTTCAATTGATCAAAAAACCACTTCGCATAACCCCCGTTCAACAGTAGGAACGGTGACTGAAATTTATGATTATTTACGGTTGTTATATGCTCGGGTAGGAACACCTTATTGTATTAATGGTCATGGGAAAATTCATGCGTTATCAATTAAAGAAATTGTTGATTCGATTATGAATGAAATTGTTGATGATGATCAAGTTTATATTCTTAGTCCTGTAATCAGAGAGAAAAAAGGAACTTTTGTTGACTTGTTTGCTCGTTTGGAAAAAGAAGGTTTTATTCGGGTAATTGTTGATGGTACCACTTATCAACTTGGTGAAGTAATTGAGTTAGAGAAGAATAAAAAACACTCGATTGATATTATTGTTGATCGTTTGATTTTTAAGAACAACGAAGAAATGCGTTCAAGAATTTATGGAGCAATTGAAACTGGATTAAAATATGCTGATGGATTAATTAAAGTTAGTTTTTCTCAAAATGACAATAAATCCGACCAATTGTTTTCTACTTCTTATTCATGTAAAGTTTGTGGATTTGCTATTCCTGAACTAGAACCCCGTTTATTCTCTTTCAATGCGCCTTTGGGTGCTTGTGAAGAGTGTGATGGACTTGGAGTTAGTTTAGAAGCTGATGAAAGTTTAATCATGCCTGATAAACAACTTTCAATTAATCAGGGCGGAGTACTTTATTTTAAAAATTTAGTTGGTACTGATAATTTAGAATGACAACGTTTTCGTACCCTTTGTGATTATTATTTTATTGATTTGAATCAACCTTTATATACCCTGTCAAAAAAACAAATGGAAATGATTTTATGAGGAAGTGATCAACCAATTGAATATAAGTTAATTTCTACGGGAGGAAGAAAGGTTGAAAACCTAGACTTCATTGAAGGGGTTGCCTCAATGATTCAAAGACGTTATTTTGATACTAAAAGTGAAGAAATGCGTCGTTATTTAAACCGTTATATGGTAGCAAAACCATGTAAGACTTGTCTTGGAGCAAGATTAAATAAGGTTGCCTTGGCTGTTAAAATTAATGAAAAATCAATTTATGATTACACCCGCATGTCAATCAGTGATGAATTAGCATTTATCTTTAACTTAAAGTTAACCCCAAACCAAGCTAAAATTGCTGATTTAGTGGTAAAAGAAATTATTTCGCGCACCCATTTTTTAGATGAGGTTGGTTTGGGTTATCTTAACTTAGCTCGTAGTGCAACTACCTTGTCGGGAGGAGAAGCGCAACGAATTAGGTTGGCAAAACAAATCGGTTCCCAATTAACTGGGATTTTGTATGTTTTAGATGAACCTTCAATTGGTTTGCACCAACGTGATAACGACCGTTTAATTCGGACTTTGAAAGAGTTACGTGATCTTGGTAACACTTTAATTGTGGTCGAACATGATGAAGACACGATGAAGGCAGCGGACTGGATTGTTGATATTGGTCCTGGTGCTGGAGAGCATGGTGGGGAAATAATTTATAGTGGTACTTATGATGATATGGTTGCTCAAAATCAAACTCTAACTGCACAATATCTAACAGGAAAGCAAAAAATTAGCGTGCCAAAAACTCGTCGTGGTGGTAATGGGAAAGTTTTAGAAATTAAAAAAGCTGCAGAAAACAACTTGAAAAAAATTAATGTTAAAGTTCCTTTGGGTAAATTTGTAGCGATTACTGGGGTGAGTGGGAGTGGAAAATCAACTTTATTAGAAGATATTATTTATAAAGGGATTAAAGCCAACCTTTCTAAAGAAGTGATTGTTCCTGGAAAATTTGAGGAAATCAAAGGTTTAGAAAATGTTGATAAGGTAATTTACATTTCTCAAGATCCGATTGGTAAAACGCCAAGGTCTAATCCTGCAACCTACACGGGTGTTTTTGATGACATTCGGGATTTATTTACCGAACTTCCTGAAGCTAAAATTCGGGGATACAAAAAGGGACGTTTTAGTTTTAATGTTCCTGGAGGTCGATGTGAAAATTGTCAAGGAGATGGAGTAATTACAATTTCAATGCAGTTTATGCCTAGTGTGGAGATTGTGTGTGAAGTGTGTGAAGGAAAACGTTATAACGAAGAAACTTTACAAGTCCGTTATAAGGAGAAAAACATTTCTGATGTATTAAACATGACTGTTGAAGAAGCGTTGAGTTTCTTTGCTAACATTCCTCAAATTAAAGAAAAACTTGAAACAATTAACCAAGTGGGCTTAAATTATATTCGTTTAGGTCAATCAGCTACCACTCTTTCAGGGGGAGAAGCGCAACGGATCAAACTTTCAACCTACTTGTTAAAAAAGGCCACTGGGAAAACTTTATTCTTACTTGATGAGCCAACGACTGGATTACACATTGATGATGTGAAACGTTTGTTAATGGTTTTAGATCAATTAGTGGATATGGGAAATACGGTTGTGGCAATTGAACATAACCTCGATTTTATTAAAACCGTCGATTATATTATTGATATGGGACCAGAAGGTGGTGAATTTGGAGGAATGGTTGTAGCTAGTGGTACTCCTGAACAAGTTGTGGAGGTTAAAGATAGTTATACTGGTCAATACTTGAAGAACTATCTAGTTTAA
- a CDS encoding bifunctional folylpolyglutamate synthase/dihydrofolate synthase, which yields MISVDESFLPIKKRFNKKYHLKEVLAHLGNPQTAIKTINVVGTNGKGSVTRFLALALAQRYPKVGVFSSPAFFYQNERIAINQTLISDQDLRQYLAMVQPWIEQYQLTFFEIWTLIAILYFCDQKVDLAIVEAGIGGVKDVTYLFSNQIATLLTMVGFDHEEVLGTDIETILTNKVLMAKPKTKLYVSSDNIKYLISIEKILKDQQVEIVLGEIIDDEVLYQQANKGLVKTFLSQEFQINDFDFLKAPPLLGRFQVLQTEPLLIVDGAHNPAGIEALIKSFINKYPNKDPVVIVGCSAHKDYQTNLKVLSNHFSKLYVTAFDHFQSWNLDQVMIGEKIGDWKTFLQTQLANNCDVLVCGSLYFIPLVEQWYYNYH from the coding sequence ATGATTAGTGTTGATGAAAGTTTTCTCCCGATTAAAAAACGTTTTAACAAAAAATATCATTTGAAAGAAGTGCTTGCTCACCTTGGTAATCCTCAAACAGCAATTAAAACGATTAATGTTGTCGGAACCAACGGAAAAGGATCAGTCACCCGCTTTCTTGCTTTGGCTTTAGCTCAAAGATATCCTAAGGTAGGTGTCTTTAGCTCGCCAGCGTTTTTCTATCAAAACGAACGGATTGCAATTAATCAAACTTTAATTAGTGATCAAGATTTAAGACAATATTTAGCAATGGTTCAGCCTTGAATCGAACAATACCAGTTAACCTTTTTTGAAATTTGAACTTTAATTGCGATTCTTTATTTTTGTGACCAGAAAGTTGATTTAGCAATCGTGGAGGCTGGAATTGGGGGAGTCAAGGATGTGACTTATCTTTTTTCAAACCAAATTGCAACCTTGTTAACGATGGTTGGTTTTGATCATGAAGAAGTATTAGGAACTGATATTGAAACAATTTTAACCAATAAAGTTTTAATGGCTAAACCTAAAACTAAACTTTATGTTAGTAGTGATAATATCAAGTACTTGATTTCAATTGAAAAAATTCTCAAAGATCAACAAGTAGAAATTGTCCTTGGTGAAATTATTGATGATGAAGTTTTATACCAACAAGCAAATAAGGGTTTGGTAAAAACCTTTCTTTCTCAAGAGTTTCAAATTAATGATTTTGATTTTTTAAAAGCACCACCACTTCTGGGGCGCTTTCAAGTTTTACAAACCGAACCTTTATTAATTGTTGATGGTGCTCATAATCCTGCTGGAATTGAAGCTTTAATTAAAAGTTTTATAAACAAGTATCCTAACAAAGATCCAGTAGTGATTGTGGGGTGCAGTGCTCATAAAGATTATCAAACCAATCTTAAAGTGTTAAGCAATCACTTTTCAAAACTTTATGTAACTGCTTTTGATCACTTTCAAAGCTGAAATCTTGATCAGGTTATGATTGGAGAAAAAATTGGTGATTGGAAAACTTTCCTCCAAACTCAATTAGCTAATAATTGCGATGTTTTGGTTTGTGGTAGTCTTTATTTTATCCCCCTGGTTGAACAATGATATTATAATTATCACTAA
- a CDS encoding folate family ECF transporter S component, with product MTTLIFLGTFLGLLAGCYLLQRWELRKTYQTKNITLMAFLIALSVLLTNLLSYSFLVVGTTIRLALGNFLLFTTGMIFGPFTGMISGLLSDTLGTLINNGGVYHFGFAFAKSLFGLSGGLVFLYKNNKWLFLKIISYFSLNFLIYSFVISPLSVASLYNSYSLAILMGVGKLLRFPIEIGIYLPLVFLSFNLLSFLLWRVRGKQKKNKLWCFRNGRVILKKTSKLPKQKNLVL from the coding sequence TTGACTACGTTGATTTTTTTAGGAACATTTCTTGGTTTATTAGCAGGATGTTATCTACTTCAACGTTGAGAGTTAAGAAAAACTTATCAGACTAAAAACATTACCTTAATGGCTTTTTTAATTGCTTTAAGTGTTTTGTTAACCAATTTGTTGAGTTATTCTTTCTTAGTAGTTGGAACAACGATTCGGTTAGCTTTGGGTAACTTCCTTTTATTTACTACGGGAATGATTTTTGGCCCGTTCACAGGAATGATTTCAGGGTTATTAAGTGACACTTTAGGAACGTTAATTAATAATGGTGGAGTTTATCATTTTGGCTTTGCTTTTGCTAAATCTTTGTTTGGTTTAAGCGGAGGACTTGTGTTTCTTTACAAAAATAATAAGTGGTTATTTTTGAAAATCATTAGTTATTTTAGTCTAAATTTCCTGATTTATAGTTTTGTAATTTCCCCATTAAGTGTTGCTAGTTTATATAATAGTTACTCACTTGCGATCTTAATGGGAGTTGGAAAGTTACTTCGTTTTCCGATTGAAATTGGTATCTATCTTCCTCTGGTTTTTCTTTCTTTTAATCTGTTAAGTTTTTTATTATGAAGAGTTCGAGGAAAACAAAAGAAAAACAAATTATGGTGCTTTAGGAACGGAAGGGTTATCTTGAAAAAAACTTCAAAGTTACCTAAACAAAAAAATCTGGTGCTTTAA
- the hprK gene encoding HPr(Ser) kinase/phosphatase translates to MPEKLTLKKICDQFGMEVLAGDDKLETKTVNVYGLNRAGLELTGFFVPVPNSNNARRMLLLSSKEAAYIQQLDEATRAERYEKLMLDSVPGIIVTQKFSDLITITKVAKAKNFPLLKVETESTSELTQKVLDYFDNFFAPQLEEHGSLVNIYGQGVLIIGKSGIGKSEMVIELIKNNHLFVGDDRIIITNKSSVLYGRSHPILKNLIEVRGIGIMDMSKTNGYQAIMDTTTIDLVVELFSFEQNKLDDSERLDAHYQTKDILGVEVPFIRIPVSSGRNISTIVEAAVGQLKLVKSGNAEDIVQVMDDRINQEQGNEGRENN, encoded by the coding sequence ATGCCTGAAAAATTAACGTTAAAAAAGATTTGTGATCAATTTGGAATGGAAGTTTTAGCAGGTGATGATAAACTTGAAACCAAAACTGTTAATGTTTATGGGTTAAATCGCGCTGGGTTAGAATTAACAGGATTTTTTGTTCCTGTTCCTAATAGTAATAATGCGCGCAGAATGCTCCTCCTTTCGTCTAAAGAGGCAGCTTATATTCAACAATTAGATGAAGCAACGCGTGCAGAACGTTATGAAAAGTTGATGCTTGATAGTGTTCCAGGGATTATTGTGACCCAAAAATTTAGTGATTTAATTACAATTACCAAGGTTGCTAAAGCTAAAAACTTTCCGTTATTGAAGGTAGAAACCGAATCTACTTCTGAATTGACCCAAAAAGTTCTTGATTACTTTGATAATTTTTTTGCTCCTCAACTTGAAGAACACGGTTCGTTAGTTAATATTTATGGTCAAGGAGTATTGATTATTGGGAAGTCAGGAATTGGGAAGTCAGAAATGGTGATTGAATTAATTAAAAATAACCATTTGTTTGTTGGTGATGACCGAATTATTATTACTAATAAATCTTCAGTGTTGTATGGGCGTTCTCATCCTATTTTAAAGAACTTAATTGAAGTTCGTGGAATCGGAATTATGGATATGTCTAAAACTAATGGTTATCAGGCAATTATGGATACCACCACAATTGATTTGGTTGTAGAACTCTTTTCTTTTGAACAAAATAAACTTGATGATTCTGAACGTTTGGATGCTCATTATCAAACCAAAGATATCTTGGGTGTAGAGGTTCCTTTTATTAGGATTCCAGTTTCTTCAGGACGAAATATTTCAACAATTGTTGAAGCAGCAGTTGGTCAGTTAAAACTAGTTAAGTCAGGAAATGCTGAAGATATTGTCCAAGTAATGGATGACCGAATTAACCAAGAGCAGGGAAATGAAGGTCGTGAAAATAACTAG